The proteins below are encoded in one region of Arthrobacter sp. CJ23:
- a CDS encoding ABC transporter substrate-binding protein has product MLRISKRGSAANEPKLRQINGRLLALAVLPAVVLPALAGCSDPGASAAGTAPETTAARNGVVYNTSPEQNRIRADKDAALAAKVPAAIGRDGKLTVATTAGSIPLSFHATDDKTPIGVEVDIAQFVADKLGLELDLQVTSWENWPLKTQSGDFEAVFSNVGINAARVKLFDFSSYRAAYMGFEAKKTSSYTVNGADDISGLKVSVGSGTNQEKILLAWNKDLESRGKAPATLQYYSSDADTILALSSGRTDLNIAPYSSVTYRENTRDDLKVVGKVNAGWPSETLVAATTLKGNGLAPAITDALNSAIKDGSYAKVLDRWGLSEEALPESKTVTEANFVVGAVK; this is encoded by the coding sequence ATGCTTCGCATCAGCAAGCGCGGCTCCGCCGCGAATGAACCAAAGCTGCGCCAGATCAATGGCAGGCTCCTGGCACTCGCCGTCCTTCCCGCCGTCGTCCTCCCGGCGCTCGCCGGCTGCTCCGATCCCGGCGCCTCCGCCGCCGGAACCGCGCCGGAGACCACGGCGGCGCGCAACGGCGTCGTCTACAACACCTCCCCGGAACAGAACCGCATCCGCGCCGACAAGGACGCCGCACTGGCCGCCAAAGTACCCGCAGCCATCGGCAGGGACGGCAAGCTGACCGTCGCCACCACGGCCGGCTCCATCCCGCTGTCCTTCCACGCCACGGACGACAAGACTCCCATCGGGGTCGAGGTGGACATCGCCCAGTTCGTGGCGGACAAGCTCGGCCTGGAGCTGGACCTGCAGGTGACGTCCTGGGAGAACTGGCCGCTCAAGACGCAGTCCGGCGACTTCGAGGCCGTGTTCTCCAACGTGGGCATCAACGCCGCCCGCGTGAAGCTCTTCGACTTCTCCAGCTACCGGGCCGCGTACATGGGCTTCGAGGCGAAGAAGACGTCCAGCTACACCGTCAACGGCGCGGACGACATCTCCGGGCTGAAGGTCTCCGTGGGTTCGGGCACCAACCAGGAGAAGATCCTCCTGGCCTGGAACAAGGACCTTGAATCCCGCGGCAAGGCGCCCGCCACGCTGCAGTACTACTCCTCCGACGCCGATACCATCCTGGCGCTGTCCTCCGGCCGTACCGACCTGAACATCGCGCCCTACTCCTCGGTCACCTACCGGGAGAACACCCGCGACGACCTGAAGGTGGTGGGCAAGGTCAACGCCGGCTGGCCGAGCGAAACCCTCGTGGCCGCCACCACCCTCAAGGGCAACGGCCTGGCCCCGGCCATCACCGACGCCCTGAATTCGGCCATCAAGGACGGCTCCTACGCCAAGGTCCTGGACCGCTGGGGCCTGTCCGAGGAAGCCCTGCCGGAGTCCAAGACGGTCACGGAGGCGAACTTTGTGGTGGGTGCTGTCAAGTGA
- a CDS encoding NtaA/DmoA family FMN-dependent monooxygenase (This protein belongs to a clade of FMN-dependent monooxygenases, within a broader family of flavin-dependent oxidoreductases, the luciferase-like monooxygenase (LMM) family, some of whose members use coenzyme F420 rather than FMN.), whose protein sequence is MTQHIHAKYQPSGQLQFGVFFQGVNSGTIWKAPESGSQTDFESFRRIAQTAERGLFAAFFLGEGLRLREHLGRPHALDVVGRPDAQTMLAALAAVTTNIGLVATQNTTYNDPAELAHRLASLDLLSGGRAAWNVVTTDNAWTGANFRRGGYLDHADRYVHAEAFVETAKRIWDSWESPAGPARRVVHGGQHYTVDVTPRLPRSAQYRPVLFQAGDSPDGRDFAARQADVIFSAHPKFDAAVEFRRDIVARSLAAGRGANDVQIMPASEFILGATEQEALEKKAWVRSLQIGPQQAVAYLEQFWGRELSEYDPDGPLPDIDPVVEETSETRGSGFHGAKARQLADQWRAEAKEKGLSIRQFVTSRTARVDATFTGSYSGVAEHLAEYARVGAVDGFNISPWLIPTGLDDIVNHLVPELQERGVYPTEYRGTTLREHLGLATPVRSDELVPAS, encoded by the coding sequence ATGACTCAGCACATTCATGCTAAATACCAGCCCTCAGGGCAGCTGCAGTTCGGCGTCTTCTTCCAGGGCGTCAACTCCGGCACCATCTGGAAGGCCCCGGAATCGGGCTCGCAGACGGACTTCGAATCGTTCCGGCGGATCGCGCAGACGGCCGAGCGCGGGCTGTTTGCCGCGTTCTTCCTGGGCGAGGGGCTCCGGCTCCGTGAACACCTTGGCCGCCCGCACGCCCTCGATGTGGTGGGTCGGCCCGATGCGCAGACCATGCTGGCGGCGCTGGCCGCCGTGACCACCAACATCGGTCTCGTGGCCACGCAGAACACCACCTACAACGATCCTGCGGAGCTGGCGCACCGGCTGGCCTCCCTGGACCTGCTGTCCGGCGGGCGCGCAGCCTGGAACGTGGTCACCACGGACAACGCGTGGACCGGTGCCAACTTCCGGCGCGGCGGCTACCTGGACCACGCCGACCGCTATGTCCACGCCGAAGCCTTCGTGGAAACCGCCAAGCGCATCTGGGATTCCTGGGAGTCGCCGGCCGGGCCCGCCCGCCGTGTGGTCCACGGGGGCCAGCACTACACCGTGGACGTCACGCCGCGGCTGCCGCGCAGCGCGCAGTACCGGCCGGTGCTGTTCCAGGCCGGGGATTCCCCGGACGGCCGCGACTTCGCCGCCCGGCAGGCGGACGTCATCTTCTCGGCGCACCCGAAGTTCGACGCTGCGGTGGAGTTCCGCCGCGACATCGTGGCGCGCTCCCTGGCAGCGGGGCGGGGCGCCAACGACGTCCAGATCATGCCGGCCAGCGAGTTCATCCTCGGCGCCACCGAACAGGAAGCCCTCGAGAAGAAGGCCTGGGTGCGGAGCCTGCAGATCGGCCCCCAGCAGGCCGTGGCCTACCTGGAGCAGTTCTGGGGCCGCGAACTGTCCGAATACGATCCGGACGGGCCGCTGCCGGACATCGACCCCGTGGTGGAGGAGACCTCCGAGACCCGCGGCAGCGGCTTCCACGGCGCCAAGGCCCGGCAGCTCGCGGACCAGTGGCGGGCCGAGGCCAAGGAGAAGGGGCTGTCCATCCGGCAGTTCGTCACCTCGCGCACCGCGCGGGTGGATGCCACGTTCACCGGCTCCTACAGCGGCGTGGCCGAGCACCTCGCCGAGTACGCGCGGGTGGGCGCCGTTGACGGCTTCAACATCTCGCCGTGGCTCATCCCTACGGGCCTGGACGACATCGTGAACCACCTGGTGCCCGAACTGCAGGAACGCGGCGTCTACCCCACGGAATACAGGGGCACCACGCTCCGCGAGCACCTGGGGCTGGCGACGCCGGTGCGTTCGGACGAGCTGGTCCCGGCCTCATGA
- a CDS encoding LLM class flavin-dependent oxidoreductase, with protein sequence MKFQVLDIIPHLKTPLLGKTQTGEIVSTADRLNQVVQTAQRAEELGFDSFSVGERHAGEFVSSSPTAVLAAIAAVTSRIRLQSGVTVLAVLDPVRVAEDYATIDQLSRGRLELVIGKGNEVLQYPLFGLSLEDQWELLAEKYGLLRRLWREENVTWSGRFRTALTEPTTTTPRPFAGSPRIWHGSATTLTSAALAAAWGDPLFTANAIQPRENYKVLIDHYREEYERHGHDPRHQYLGSGSGAGGVFISDTTQEAIRQFGPVYEGLTAGRNVPGNNSPFRDIHQAVAEGPSLVGSPEQVIDKILSYHELYGHDLQSISLPTTLPFEQQLDILERFALEVIPAIRAAAPTTLWESADPYGGRPAFAGASEADAAATITADHDFNRSDHASIYAH encoded by the coding sequence GTGAAGTTCCAGGTCCTGGACATCATCCCGCACCTGAAGACCCCCCTGCTGGGGAAAACTCAGACTGGGGAGATCGTCTCCACCGCGGACCGCCTGAACCAGGTGGTGCAGACGGCGCAGCGCGCTGAGGAACTCGGCTTCGACAGCTTCTCCGTGGGGGAGCGGCATGCCGGCGAGTTCGTCTCATCGTCCCCGACGGCGGTCCTTGCCGCGATCGCCGCCGTCACCAGCCGCATCCGCCTCCAGAGCGGCGTCACGGTGCTCGCCGTGCTGGACCCCGTGCGGGTGGCCGAGGACTACGCCACGATCGACCAGCTGAGCCGCGGGCGGCTGGAACTGGTGATCGGCAAGGGCAACGAGGTGCTGCAATATCCGCTGTTCGGCCTCTCTCTGGAGGATCAATGGGAGCTGCTGGCCGAGAAGTACGGGCTGCTCCGCCGGCTCTGGCGCGAGGAAAACGTGACCTGGTCCGGCCGCTTCCGGACGGCCCTGACCGAACCCACCACCACCACACCGCGGCCCTTTGCGGGCTCCCCCAGGATTTGGCACGGCTCGGCTACAACGCTGACCTCCGCGGCCTTGGCGGCCGCATGGGGCGATCCCCTGTTCACCGCCAACGCCATCCAGCCCCGCGAAAACTACAAGGTCCTGATCGACCACTACCGCGAGGAATACGAACGCCACGGACACGATCCACGGCACCAGTACCTCGGCTCGGGCAGCGGTGCGGGAGGGGTGTTCATCTCGGATACCACCCAGGAGGCCATACGCCAGTTCGGTCCCGTGTATGAGGGGCTGACCGCGGGCCGGAACGTCCCCGGCAACAATTCGCCGTTCCGGGACATCCACCAGGCCGTGGCCGAGGGGCCGTCCCTGGTGGGCAGCCCGGAGCAGGTGATCGACAAGATCCTCAGCTACCACGAACTGTACGGGCACGATCTGCAGTCAATCTCCCTGCCCACCACCCTGCCGTTCGAACAGCAACTGGACATCCTGGAGCGTTTCGCCCTGGAGGTCATCCCGGCCATCCGGGCCGCCGCGCCCACCACCCTCTGGGAATCCGCGGATCCCTACGGCGGACGCCCCGCCTTCGCCGGCGCCAGCGAAGCCGACGCCGCAGCCACCATCACCGCCGACCACGACTTCAACAGGAGCGACCATGCCAGCATCTATGCCCACTGA
- a CDS encoding ABC transporter permease — MALLNTARRSGASGSARESRLGRSVALTAAGVYFLVPILCSLPFTVGLGDRRQKPGLDAYAGIFTADGLAQSLGLTLLLAGATIVLVFCLLLPALLAVRLAAPRAKALVAVVCMLPLVVPAVALGAGITTVLRWATDWLYDTPGFPVLAALQQPGFPVILVLAYTLMALPLAYTTLESGLNAIEVKVLVEAARSCRASWFRTLFLVLLPNLREALLNTAFLTIALVLGEYAVSALLGFQPFAVWTVAISGSHAQLSVAVSMVGLIGTWLILLSVAKLGRSKASKETS; from the coding sequence ATGGCTCTCCTGAACACTGCACGCCGCTCCGGGGCCAGTGGCTCCGCCCGTGAATCGCGGCTGGGACGCTCTGTCGCCCTCACCGCGGCGGGCGTCTACTTCCTGGTGCCCATCCTCTGCTCCCTGCCCTTCACCGTCGGCCTCGGAGACCGCCGCCAGAAGCCGGGCCTGGACGCCTATGCTGGCATCTTCACCGCCGACGGCCTGGCCCAGAGCCTCGGGCTGACACTGCTTCTGGCGGGCGCCACGATCGTCCTGGTCTTCTGCCTCCTGCTGCCCGCCCTCCTGGCCGTGCGCCTGGCAGCGCCGCGCGCGAAAGCCCTTGTCGCCGTCGTCTGCATGCTCCCGCTCGTGGTCCCGGCCGTGGCGCTGGGCGCCGGCATCACCACCGTGCTGCGCTGGGCCACCGACTGGCTCTACGACACCCCGGGCTTCCCGGTGCTCGCGGCCCTGCAGCAGCCCGGCTTCCCGGTCATCCTGGTGCTCGCCTACACCCTCATGGCGCTGCCCCTGGCTTACACCACCCTGGAATCGGGCCTGAACGCCATCGAGGTGAAGGTCCTGGTGGAGGCTGCCCGCTCGTGCCGGGCCTCCTGGTTCCGGACCCTGTTCCTGGTCCTGCTGCCCAACCTCCGGGAAGCCCTGCTGAATACCGCGTTCCTGACCATCGCCCTGGTGCTCGGCGAATACGCGGTGTCCGCCCTGCTAGGCTTCCAGCCCTTCGCTGTGTGGACTGTCGCCATCAGTGGCTCCCACGCCCAGCTGTCCGTCGCCGTCTCCATGGTCGGCCTGATCGGTACCTGGCTCATCCTTCTCTCGGTCGCGAAGCTCGGCCGTTCCAAAGCCTCCAAGGAGACCTCATGA
- a CDS encoding DUF1684 domain-containing protein, which produces MPASMPTETDTFAAAWEDWHAVHEQHRADPHGFLAVTHLHWLDGHAARLDGAPGAWSVENDVVRVVLEAGESLLQDGRELNTAAGATLDFGPIEERGGVNLVSGSTVLELAKRGGAYVVRPRNPQNGLLRDYRGTPSYAPDPAFAVGGTFVPFKAPRPTTVGAAVEGIQHVYEAPGEIRFQLDGQELTLTAFNGHAPGTLSVLFTDATSGKTTYAANRSLTVAPAVDGTVRLDFNRAVNLPCAYTDLATCPLPPAENRLAVAIEAGEQIPYERQARS; this is translated from the coding sequence ATGCCAGCATCTATGCCCACTGAAACCGACACCTTCGCCGCCGCCTGGGAGGACTGGCACGCCGTCCACGAGCAGCACCGTGCCGATCCGCACGGCTTCCTCGCCGTCACGCACCTGCACTGGCTCGACGGCCACGCCGCGCGGCTGGACGGCGCCCCGGGCGCCTGGAGCGTGGAGAACGACGTCGTCCGTGTCGTTTTGGAGGCCGGCGAGAGCCTGCTGCAGGACGGCCGGGAACTGAACACTGCGGCCGGCGCCACGCTTGATTTCGGGCCCATCGAGGAGCGCGGTGGCGTCAACCTCGTTTCCGGCAGCACCGTGCTGGAGCTGGCCAAGCGCGGCGGCGCCTACGTTGTCCGGCCGCGGAATCCGCAGAACGGGTTGCTGCGCGACTACCGCGGCACGCCGTCGTACGCGCCCGATCCCGCCTTCGCCGTGGGCGGTACCTTCGTACCGTTCAAAGCGCCCCGTCCCACCACGGTGGGTGCCGCCGTCGAGGGCATCCAGCATGTCTACGAGGCTCCGGGCGAGATCCGCTTCCAGCTGGACGGACAGGAGCTCACGCTGACCGCGTTCAACGGCCACGCTCCCGGCACGCTGTCCGTGCTGTTCACGGACGCCACGTCCGGCAAGACCACCTACGCGGCCAACCGCTCGCTCACCGTGGCCCCGGCCGTGGACGGCACCGTGCGGCTCGATTTCAACCGGGCCGTCAACCTGCCGTGCGCCTACACCGATCTGGCCACCTGCCCCTTGCCACCGGCCGAAAACCGGCTGGCCGTGGCCATCGAAGCCGGCGAGCAGATCCCGTACGAGAGGCAGGCCCGGTCATGA
- a CDS encoding ABC transporter ATP-binding protein: MTASALDPRPASAGTPGATLEFRGLRRSFGTTTALDGLDLTLNPGELLALLGPSGCGKTTALRMVAGFETPDSGEVLVDGVDLTGTPTHRRDVGMVFQSYSLFPHLNATDNVAFGMRMQGAPAAQRRARAQELLELVGLPTQGGRYPRQLSGGQQQRVALARALALEPRVLLLDEPLSALDAKVRQSLREEIRRLQLELGITTLFVTHDQEEALSMADRVAVMRDGRLEQCATPEELYTNPATPFVAGFVGTMNRLPGRLIGDGALVDVLGVSRPVQGSLPGRDGTAGVDVLVRPEALTVRADPDGPAQLVAASFLGATTRLTFRLDGGREAVADVPTTHASTLPTGARVRLGLPDRPVLIDQARNEEITA; this comes from the coding sequence ATGACCGCCTCCGCCCTCGATCCGCGCCCAGCCTCCGCCGGAACCCCCGGCGCCACCCTGGAATTCCGCGGGCTGCGCCGTTCCTTCGGCACCACCACGGCCCTGGACGGGTTGGATCTGACACTGAATCCCGGGGAGCTGCTGGCCCTCCTGGGTCCCTCCGGCTGCGGGAAGACCACCGCGCTGCGCATGGTGGCTGGCTTCGAGACCCCGGATTCCGGGGAGGTCCTGGTGGACGGCGTGGACTTGACCGGCACGCCCACGCACCGCCGCGACGTCGGCATGGTGTTCCAGTCCTACAGCCTCTTCCCGCATCTCAACGCCACGGATAACGTCGCCTTCGGGATGCGCATGCAGGGCGCTCCGGCGGCCCAACGACGGGCCCGCGCCCAGGAACTTCTGGAGCTGGTGGGACTGCCCACCCAGGGCGGTCGCTACCCCCGCCAGCTCTCCGGGGGCCAGCAGCAGCGCGTGGCCCTCGCCCGGGCGCTGGCCCTGGAGCCGCGGGTGCTGCTCCTGGACGAGCCGCTCTCCGCCCTGGATGCCAAGGTCCGCCAGTCCCTCCGGGAGGAGATCCGCCGCCTCCAGCTAGAACTGGGTATCACCACCCTCTTCGTCACCCATGACCAGGAGGAGGCCCTGTCCATGGCGGACCGCGTGGCCGTCATGCGGGACGGGCGTTTGGAGCAGTGCGCCACCCCGGAGGAGCTGTACACCAACCCCGCCACCCCCTTCGTGGCCGGATTCGTGGGCACGATGAACCGGCTCCCGGGCCGGCTCATCGGCGACGGCGCCCTGGTGGACGTCCTGGGTGTCAGCCGCCCCGTCCAGGGGAGCCTGCCCGGCCGGGACGGCACGGCCGGCGTCGACGTCCTGGTCCGTCCCGAGGCACTCACCGTCCGCGCGGACCCGGACGGCCCGGCACAACTGGTGGCGGCGTCCTTCCTGGGCGCGACGACGCGGCTCACTTTCCGCCTGGACGGCGGCCGCGAGGCGGTGGCGGACGTCCCGACCACTCACGCATCCACCCTCCCCACCGGGGCGCGCGTCCGGCTGGGCCTGCCGGACCGCCCCGTCCTGATCGACCAAGCCCGGAACGAGGAAATCACCGCATGA
- a CDS encoding LLM class flavin-dependent oxidoreductase, translating into MSTTPKAGFLAIELDGAAPDGLAAAVLAAESAGFHAATFADAPIPGRINALQRAAFAGPVTRSIALVPEVDTVYTEPFHVSTQLASLDYVSGGRAGWIATAEASTEAAAAVGRAPVTGPGLGQEAAASIEVSRRLWDSWEDDAVIRDVATGRYLDVDKLHYADFETSADFAGPGYSVKGPSIIPRPLQGQLPVLAAAPLVAGGQLPADAVLVSAPSPELLAAEVRAVRARLGASLAIVAELDVVLDARGQAAAERVGTASGRARFAGSAAALTDYLEQLLAEADGVRLHPESLAIELEDLARHVLPELRRRGVLRPVVQDGTFRELLGLERPESRYARPGTAAAVGTGN; encoded by the coding sequence ATGAGCACCACACCCAAGGCCGGCTTCCTCGCGATTGAGCTGGACGGCGCCGCTCCGGACGGCCTCGCGGCCGCCGTGCTGGCCGCTGAATCGGCGGGATTCCATGCGGCGACGTTCGCGGATGCGCCCATTCCGGGCCGGATCAACGCCCTGCAGCGCGCGGCCTTCGCCGGCCCCGTGACCCGCTCCATCGCCCTGGTGCCCGAGGTGGACACCGTATACACCGAGCCCTTCCACGTCTCCACGCAGCTGGCCAGCCTGGACTACGTCTCCGGTGGCCGGGCGGGCTGGATCGCCACCGCGGAGGCTTCGACGGAGGCCGCTGCCGCCGTCGGACGCGCTCCTGTGACGGGCCCCGGGCTGGGGCAGGAGGCGGCGGCGTCCATCGAGGTCAGCCGCCGGCTCTGGGACTCCTGGGAGGACGACGCCGTGATCCGCGATGTCGCCACCGGGCGGTACCTGGACGTGGACAAGCTGCACTACGCCGACTTCGAGACCTCGGCGGACTTCGCCGGTCCGGGCTACTCCGTGAAGGGCCCGTCCATCATTCCGCGGCCGCTGCAGGGGCAGCTGCCCGTGCTGGCCGCGGCCCCGTTGGTAGCGGGAGGGCAGCTCCCGGCGGACGCCGTGCTGGTGTCCGCCCCGTCGCCGGAGCTGCTGGCGGCCGAGGTCCGCGCGGTGCGCGCCCGGCTGGGTGCCTCGCTTGCGATTGTGGCAGAGCTCGACGTCGTCCTGGACGCCCGCGGGCAGGCCGCCGCTGAGCGTGTGGGCACGGCGTCCGGCCGCGCCCGTTTTGCCGGCTCGGCCGCGGCGCTCACCGACTATCTGGAACAGCTCCTGGCGGAGGCCGACGGCGTGCGCCTGCACCCGGAGTCGCTCGCCATCGAGCTGGAAGACCTGGCGCGGCACGTGCTGCCCGAGCTCCGGCGGCGGGGCGTGCTGCGCCCCGTGGTCCAGGACGGCACGTTCCGCGAGCTGCTCGGACTCGAGCGGCCGGAGAGCCGGTACGCCCGCCCCGGCACGGCCGCCGCCGTCGGGACCGGAAACTAA
- a CDS encoding ABC transporter permease subunit: protein MTSAAPDVVAHRAVVADAGAQTRRREPHAPGRRAARPSPGWLGVFPLLAFAAVALGLPVAAMAVGSVTTTDDAGATSVTGANFAASFDGPYLESLLGSVRLSALTAFVATVVSLPIAYAIVTSRFRSLREAVLSASGVIANFGGVPLAFAFVATLGNAGVLTGFFGLKDKGWSLYNFWGLSIVYLYFLVPLMVLTLTPALDGLKPQWREAARNNRATGFQYWRHVALPILLPTLLSGFVLLFGSAFSAYATAAAMVGSSIPLVTVKIASALTGDVLVGQANIALALGMDMIVVAALVMGIQLLLQRRTSAWLS from the coding sequence ATGACCTCCGCCGCACCTGACGTCGTTGCGCACCGCGCCGTCGTCGCCGATGCGGGTGCCCAAACCCGGCGCCGTGAGCCCCACGCTCCCGGCCGCCGGGCCGCCCGCCCCTCCCCCGGCTGGCTCGGAGTATTCCCGCTGCTGGCCTTCGCCGCCGTCGCGCTGGGTCTCCCCGTGGCCGCCATGGCCGTCGGATCCGTCACCACCACCGACGACGCCGGCGCCACGTCCGTCACGGGCGCCAACTTCGCGGCTAGCTTCGACGGCCCATACCTGGAGAGCCTCCTGGGCAGCGTCCGCCTGTCCGCGCTCACAGCCTTCGTCGCCACGGTGGTCAGCCTGCCGATCGCCTACGCTATCGTCACCTCCCGGTTCCGCAGCCTGCGGGAAGCCGTGCTGTCCGCCTCCGGCGTGATCGCCAACTTCGGCGGCGTGCCCCTGGCCTTCGCCTTCGTGGCCACCCTCGGCAACGCCGGCGTCCTGACGGGCTTCTTCGGGCTCAAGGACAAAGGCTGGAGCCTCTACAACTTCTGGGGCCTGTCCATCGTCTACCTATACTTCCTGGTGCCCCTCATGGTGCTCACCCTCACCCCGGCGCTGGACGGCCTCAAACCCCAGTGGCGGGAGGCCGCACGGAACAACCGCGCCACGGGTTTCCAGTACTGGCGGCATGTGGCCCTCCCTATCCTGCTCCCCACCCTGCTCAGCGGCTTCGTACTGCTGTTCGGCAGCGCCTTCAGCGCCTACGCCACCGCGGCCGCCATGGTGGGCAGCTCCATCCCCTTGGTGACCGTGAAGATCGCCTCCGCCCTGACGGGCGACGTCCTGGTAGGGCAGGCGAACATCGCCCTGGCCCTCGGCATGGACATGATCGTCGTGGCCGCCCTGGTGATGGGCATCCAGCTCCTGCTGCAGCGGAGGACCTCGGCATGGCTCTCCTGA
- a CDS encoding alkaline phosphatase family protein codes for MSASARPRIILLGIDGLRWDLAAESTSAAILRSLAAEGDHRDMTMDVPTLSGPGWSSLLTGTTHAQHGIRDNTFVGHRLFGHPDLLSRAFYQDTSTRTFAAAGWPPLVSPEGLGPVIHQRMEQQKAGLHTVVSRDGETHGFIRIDAEIADFTLAALNSHKVPDVSFVYFCDVDDAGHVYGALSPQYQEALARVDGHVARIRAAVRSRAAAHGEKWLLVVVADHGHVDAGGHGGDSPEERGSFILRWASGGDLSPWPAVVAPHELAGLLLAERAAQG; via the coding sequence ATGAGCGCGTCCGCACGGCCCCGCATCATCCTGCTGGGCATCGACGGGCTCCGCTGGGACCTGGCAGCGGAGTCGACCTCCGCCGCGATCCTGAGGTCCCTGGCCGCCGAGGGTGACCACCGGGACATGACCATGGACGTCCCCACGCTGTCCGGCCCGGGCTGGTCCTCGCTGCTGACAGGGACCACCCACGCGCAGCACGGCATCCGGGACAATACCTTCGTGGGGCACCGTCTCTTCGGGCACCCGGACCTGCTGTCCCGGGCCTTTTACCAGGACACCTCCACCCGGACGTTCGCGGCGGCGGGCTGGCCGCCGCTGGTCTCCCCGGAAGGGTTGGGGCCCGTCATCCACCAGCGGATGGAGCAGCAGAAGGCCGGACTGCACACGGTGGTCTCCCGCGACGGCGAGACGCACGGCTTCATCCGGATCGACGCTGAGATCGCGGACTTCACCCTCGCCGCGCTGAACTCGCACAAGGTGCCGGACGTGTCCTTCGTGTACTTCTGCGATGTGGACGACGCCGGGCACGTGTACGGGGCACTCAGCCCGCAGTACCAAGAGGCGCTGGCCCGGGTGGATGGGCACGTGGCCCGGATCCGGGCCGCGGTCCGGAGCCGCGCGGCCGCTCATGGTGAAAAATGGCTCTTGGTGGTAGTCGCGGATCACGGACACGTGGACGCCGGTGGACACGGCGGGGACTCCCCGGAGGAACGCGGATCGTTCATCCTCCGCTGGGCGAGCGGTGGGGACCTCAGCCCCTGGCCGGCGGTGGTGGCACCGCATGAACTGGCTGGGCTGCTGCTCGCCGAGAGGGCCGCACAGGGGTGA
- a CDS encoding HAD family phosphatase yields the protein MMPAAVLFDMDGTLVDTERLWWDAVADVAFGLGRELGPDDGPDVLGRPSGHTATHLLATMPSACVLSAEELSARLDEAFTELVAQEVVPRPGAMDLLRLLAAERIPTAIVSASPRRVVELVRDQLGRELFTLVVAVEDTPASKPAPDPYLEAARRLGAEPAQCVVVEDSPVGLAAAEAAGCPVVVVPSTVPIEAAPGRTLLGSLEDVTLAVLTDAREAAR from the coding sequence ATGATGCCCGCAGCCGTACTCTTCGACATGGACGGGACCCTCGTGGACACCGAGCGCCTCTGGTGGGACGCCGTGGCCGACGTGGCGTTCGGCCTGGGCCGGGAACTGGGCCCTGACGACGGACCCGACGTCCTGGGCCGCCCCTCCGGGCACACGGCCACCCACCTCCTGGCCACCATGCCCTCCGCATGCGTCCTGAGCGCGGAGGAGCTCTCCGCCCGGCTCGATGAGGCCTTCACCGAGCTGGTGGCCCAGGAGGTGGTGCCCCGCCCCGGGGCCATGGATCTCCTTCGGCTCCTGGCCGCGGAGCGGATCCCCACCGCCATCGTCTCCGCCTCGCCGCGCCGCGTGGTGGAACTGGTCCGGGACCAACTGGGCCGTGAGCTGTTCACGCTCGTGGTTGCCGTCGAGGACACCCCCGCGTCCAAGCCGGCCCCCGACCCCTATCTGGAAGCGGCCCGGCGGTTGGGAGCCGAGCCCGCCCAGTGCGTGGTAGTGGAAGACTCCCCCGTCGGCCTCGCCGCGGCGGAAGCGGCGGGGTGCCCCGTCGTCGTCGTCCCCTCCACCGTCCCGATCGAGGCGGCGCCCGGCCGCACGCTGCTCGGCTCGCTCGAGGACGTCACGCTAGCCGTCCTGACGGACGCCCGCGAGGCTGCACGATGA